A region from the Sorex araneus isolate mSorAra2 chromosome 6, mSorAra2.pri, whole genome shotgun sequence genome encodes:
- the LOC101547688 gene encoding NADH-cytochrome b5 reductase 3, whose amino-acid sequence MGAQLSTLGHVVLSPVWFLYSLFMKLFQRAAPAITLESPDVKYPLRLIDREVINHDTRRFRFALPTPEHILGLPIGQHIYLSARVDGNLVIRPYTPVSSDDDKGYVDLVVKVYFKDTHPKFPAGGKMSQYLEAMKIGDTIEFRGPNGLLVYQGRGKFAIRPDKKSSPVVRTVKSVGMIAGGTGITPMLQVIRAVMKDPDDHTVCHLLFANQTEKDILLRPELEELRNEHPTRFKLWYTVDRAPEAWDYSQGFVNEEMIRAHLPAPEEQPLVLMCGPPPMIQYACLPSLERVGHPTERCFAF is encoded by the exons ATGGGGGCCCAGCTGAGCACG CTGGGCCACGTGGTCCTCTCCCCGGTCTGGTTCCTCTACAGCCTGTTCATGAAGCTCTTCCAGCGCGCGGCCCCGGCCATCACCCTCGAGAGCCCCGACGTCAAGTACCCGCTGCGGCTCATCGACCGCGAG GTCATCAACCATGACACCCGGCGCTTCCGCTTCGCCCTGCCCACGCCCGAGCACATCCTGGGCCTCCCCATCG gccAGCACATCTACCTCTCGGCTCGTGTGGACGGGAACCTGGTCATCCGGCCTTACACGCCCGTGTCCAGCGACGACGACAAGGGCTACGTGGACCTGGTCGTCAAG GTGTACTTTAAGGACACCCACCCCAAGTTTCCCGCTGGAGGGAAGATGTCCCAGTACCTGGAGGCCATGAAGATCGGGGACACCATCGAGTTCCGGGGCCCCAACGGGCTGCTGGTCTACCAGGGCAGAG GCAAGTTCGCCATCCGTCCGGACAAGAAGTCCAGCCCGGTGGTGCGGACGGTGAAGTCTGTGGGCATGATCGCAGGAGGCACAG GCATCACGCCCATGCTGCAGGTGATCCGCGCCGTCATGAAGGACCCCGACGACCACACCGTGTGCCACCTGCTCTTCGCCAACCAG acAGAGAAGGACATCCTGCTGCGGCCCGAGCTGGAGGAGCTGAGGAATGAGCACCCCACGCGCTTCAAGCTCTGGTACACAGTTGACAGAGCCCCCGAAG CCTGGGACTACAGCCAGGGCTTCGTGAACGAGGAGATGATCCGGGCGCACCTGCCGGCCCCAGAGGAGCAGCCGCTGGTGCTGATGTGCGGGCCCCCGCCCATGATCCAGTACGCCTGCCTGCCCAGCCTGGAGCGCGTGGGCCACCCCACAGAGCGCTGCTTCGCCTTCTGA